From Triticum urartu cultivar G1812 chromosome 2, Tu2.1, whole genome shotgun sequence, a single genomic window includes:
- the LOC125540870 gene encoding desmethyl-deoxy-podophyllotoxin synthase-like, with the protein MTTEQAIYLVLALLLPLLLLKFIRKRGHGAGQQLPPGPWRLPVIGSLHHITGNPLVHRAFADIARRLGDAPLVYLKLGEVPVVVASSTEAAREVMKTQDVTFATRPWSPTTKIIMSDGVGLAFAPYGAHWRQLRKICIMELLSARRVQSFRNVWEEEVTRLVAVISASTGEPINVSKRLAMLIADMTLRAMIGDRFSKREEFLEVLQQGVKILSGFNLGDLFPSSWLVGFVSGSARQAWENHTKAFELIDCAIKQHEEVKAAAAASNGDGKEGEQEDLLDVLLRIQKEGGHDVPFTMGAIKCLLVDLFSAGSETSATTLIWAMSELMRNPTTMAKAQAEVRNHLQGKPSVTEDDLADLKYMRLVIKETLRLHPSVPLLLPREVTEACKVLGYDMPTGTTVFVNTWAICRDPKHWDAPEEFRPERFESGEVDFKGTNFEYTPFGAGRRICPGMLFAQSSMELALAALLYHFDWELPAGGELDMEEEMGIAVGRKNDLYLYAKVVVPLN; encoded by the exons ATGACCACGGAGCAAGCAATTTATCTCGTCTTGGCTCTCCTCCTGCCTCTCCTGCTCCTCAAGTTCATCAGGAAGCGCGGCCACGGCGCTGGGCAGCAGCTGCCGCCTGGCCCTTGGCGGCTACCGGTCATCGGCAGCCTGCACCACATCACCGGCAACCCACTAGTCCACCGTGCCTTCGCGGACATCGCGCGCCGGCTGGGCGACGCGCCGCTAGTATACCTCAAGCTCGGCGAGGTGCCGGTGGTGGTGGCCTCTTCTACCGAGGCCGCGCGCGAGGTCATGAAGACGCAGGACGTCACGTTTGCGACGCGGCCGTGGAGCCCCACCACCAAGATCATCATGTCCGATGGGGTCGGGCTGGCGTTCGCGCCCTACGGCGCTCACTGGCGCCAGCTCCGCAAGATCTGCATCATGGAGCTGCTCAGCGCCCGCCGGGTGCAGTCGTTCCGCAACGTCTGGGAGGAGGAGGTGACGCGCCTCGTCGCCGTCATTTCAGCTAGTACCGGCGAGCCCATCAACGTCAGCAAGCGGCTCGCCATGCTCATCGCAGACATGACCTTGCGCGCCATGATCGGGGACAGGTTCAGCAAGCGGGAAGAATTCCTGGAGGTGCTCCAACAGGGGGTCAAGATCCTTTCGGGGTTTAACCTCGGCGACCTCTTCCCCTCATCCTGGCTCGTCGGCTTCGTTAGCGGCTCCGCCCGACAGGCGTGGGAGAATCACACCAAGGCCTTCGAGCTCATCGACTGCGCCATCAAGCAGCACGAGGAGGTgaaggccgccgccgccgcgtccaaCGGCGACGGGAAGGAAGGGGAGCAGGAGGACCTATTGGACGTGCTCCTCAGGATACAGAAGGAAGGCGGCCACGACGTCCCTTTCACCATGGGAGCCATCAAGTGTCTATTAGTG GACCTGTTTAGTGCTGGGAGCGAGACGTCGGCGACGACTCTCATCTGGGCCATGTCAGAGTTGATGAGGAACCCAACCACCATGGCAAAAGCACAAGCCGAAGTACGTAACCACCTACAAGGAAAGCCAAGCGTAACTGAGGACGACCTGGCTGACCTCAAGTACATGAGGCTGGTCATCAAGGAGACGCTCAGGCTGCATCCGTCGGTGCCCCTACTGCTGCCGCGCGAGGTCACCGAGGCGTGCAAGGTCCTCGGCTACGACATGCCGACGGGCACCACCGTGTTTGTGAACACGTGGGCGATCTGCCGAGACCCCAAGCACTGGGATGCTCCAGAGGAGTTCAGGCCGGAGCGGTTCGAGTCGGGCGAAGTGGACTTCAAGGGAACCAACTTCGAGTACACACCGTTCGGGGCAGGCCGAAGGATCTGTCCGGGGATGCTGTTCGCGCAGTCTAGCATGGAGCTGGCCCTTGCTGCCCTCCTCTACCATTTTGATTGGGAGCTTCCTGCCGGAGGGGAGTTGGATATGGAGGAGGAGATGGGCATCGCCGTCGGCCGGAAGAACGACCTGTATCTGTATGCCAAAGTCGTCGTGCCGCTTAATTAA